The window TTCACCTAATAGCTGAAGGGCAGTCACAGTCTCCTTCCACTGATTCTCTTCTATCAGTGTTGTCATAATCTGTGCTTGAAATGTCCAATTGACACTCATTCCTCCACATTTCCACAATTATTTCCTCCAACTTCACCGAGTCCACTTAGGAaatagttttatatatttatttaaactttCATGTTGTCCACACACATTACTGAAGTTCCAATGCTTGAATTTCATACCTTGTGGTACCCAGCTTTAGCTGTATTTTCTCCATCTGTCATTATCTAGATGTGCATTTCTgcacacaaatgtgttttgaaaacaGTTGTTGCTGAAACAAGCTGTATATATGGTTGACAAAAGGTTTGTGCTTGCTTAAATGTAGTCTGAACCAAGATTTGAATGCTGAAAGTGATCATTCAAGGCTTGTTTGCTTgttctgtttgctgtttgttgtgtgttgaGCATAATAGTGAAGAGCTTCAATTGAAACACATTTGGCTTATTTAAATATTGATAACTTAATGCATGGTGAAATGGCGCTTGAATGATGTACCCCTCATTTCCTGGTAGGCCTGATGGTATATGTTGTTAGGACACTGTTGTCCatggtgtctgtgtttgcaaacattttCAGCCTGGGTGGCCTGAGTATATCACCTAGTTAAACCAAGTCAAGACaatgtagtccctcattcgtccaggaatgttccatcgtagaaaaggtttcagtcgtagtcatctggacattgttttcagaatcaagacgtttcggatccggaagtcattctcaattgtgaaaatggtctgagaactcagaaatttaagctaatctgtgttgcttacaataggcctgattactgggccatcatggaaacaaaagaaggtcagtttcaggtgaaactaggcagggtaaacagcagacactcaggaagactcctccctgagggcagggcctaagcaacgcagagtagcttaaatttctgagttctcagaaaacagaacagtgtccagatgactacgactgaaaccttttcttcgATTAAAtcaagtcaactttatttatatagcctaaaatcacaaatttgcctcaaggagctttataatctgtacagcaaatgacaccctctatccttataCCCCCACCTAGCAAGCAGTTGAGTGATGTGCAGAAGGTGGTCAAGTTTAACGTTTTTCTGAAAGAGGATACAATTTTCATGATGTGGTATTATTTAGGTTTTGTGAAACTGTTTTTAACTGATGAGACAAAGATACTTGGCTCACAGTTTTACAAAGCCTTGCAAGTCGAAACTGTGTATACTGTCAGTGTCAACCACCATTTTGGAGCCATATTTATTTGGGGTTTTAACATCAGTGCAAGCTGTTGTACCACAAATGTATGTAATCAGTGTAAGAATATTTGCCCGCCTACCCTGGCAGTGTTGATGCAGGGCTTTAGGTATGGTAAACCTTAATTGTAGCTGTTCTTTTCTGCAGATTTGGGATGTATATTCCATTCTTCAGGCTGAGCTGTGACTTCCGGCGAGCAGGTCCGCTCTCCCCCATTGCCAGCATCGGCTCCAAAGAGGTGGGCAGTGTGGGCCCGGGCAGGGACTACTTGACGGTGCTGAAGGAGACGTGGAAGCAGCACACCAGCCAGCTGTACGGCGTCCAGGCCATGCCAACTCATGCCTGTTGCCTCTCCCCGGATCTCATCCGCAAGGAGGTGGAGTACCTGAAGATGGACTTTAACTGGAGGATGAAGGAAGTGCTGGTCAGCTCAATGCTCAGTGCTTACTATGTGGCCTTTGTACCTGTCTGGTTTGTCAAGGTAAGAAACTGTTGGACTTCTTTAAGTCTTAATTGTAACTTGTAACTTTTCTTAAACTTCATCATTTAATATGCTCTAATAACGCTTCTCAAAGTCTTAATATTTTTCCGCCTGTATATTTTCCTTCAGAGTACACAGTATGTGGACAAGCGCTGGTCTTGTGAGCTCTTCATCCTGGTGTCAGTCAGCACGTCAGTCATCCTCATGAGACACTTGTTGCCACCTCGATACTGTGACCTGCTTCACAAAGCTGCAGCTCACCTGGGCTGCTGGCAGAAAGTAGACCCCTCCCTCTGCTCTAATGTTCTTCAGCACATGTACGTACCGCTCGTAGTTTATTACTGGGCTTTAGGTCCATTTGGACTCATTTGAGTCAAATCCAACTCTcactctgctgtctctctttgcACAGATGGACGGAAGAGTACATGTGGCCACAGGGAGTCCTGGTCAAACATAATAAGAACGTCTACAAGGCCATGGGTCACTACAATGTTGCAGTTCCATCAGATGTGTCCCATTATCGCTTCTATGTGAGTATTCCTAAATGATCTGTTCCTGCAGAACAACAGCGGACGCCACAGATTTCAGAGAGCCTGTACTGACAAAGcctgttttgtaaaatatttgtggtatttcaaaatggcagctaCTTGCACATACGTTATCTGATGACTGACTGCATCCTGTCTCTTTCCCTCACCTAGTTCTTCTTCAACAAGCCTTTACGAATATTGAACATACTCATCATCCTAGAGGGTGCCATGATATTCTACCAGCTCTACTCGTTGATATGTTCAGAAAAGTGGCATCAGACGATATCACTGGCTCTGATTCTCTTCAGCAACTACTACGCCTTCTTCAAGCTTCTCAGAGACAGAATAGTCCTGGGAAAGGCATACTCGTACTCGAACAGCTCATCAGACCAGAAAGTCAGTTAGACTTGAGTTATTATCGGTCGCATTCACTT is drawn from Siniperca chuatsi isolate FFG_IHB_CAS linkage group LG15, ASM2008510v1, whole genome shotgun sequence and contains these coding sequences:
- the tmem39b gene encoding transmembrane protein 39B; the encoded protein is MAGGRRGANRTTYCRPPLSSEPGSVSNGNHSTSSPVTGVRSRTRNGSGTCMSSPPLAAQTVVPLKHCKIPELSVDRNVLFELHLFFCHLIALFVHYVNIYKTVWWYPPSHPPSHTSLNFHLIDYNMLVFIVIILARRLIAAIVKEASQSGKLSFPHSIFLVMARFAVLTLTGWSLCRSLIYLFRTYSVLSLLFLCYPFGMYIPFFRLSCDFRRAGPLSPIASIGSKEVGSVGPGRDYLTVLKETWKQHTSQLYGVQAMPTHACCLSPDLIRKEVEYLKMDFNWRMKEVLVSSMLSAYYVAFVPVWFVKSTQYVDKRWSCELFILVSVSTSVILMRHLLPPRYCDLLHKAAAHLGCWQKVDPSLCSNVLQHIWTEEYMWPQGVLVKHNKNVYKAMGHYNVAVPSDVSHYRFYFFFNKPLRILNILIILEGAMIFYQLYSLICSEKWHQTISLALILFSNYYAFFKLLRDRIVLGKAYSYSNSSSDQKVS